From the genome of Alkalimarinus coralli:
CGGCTGCAACCGCTGCAGCTTCCGTCGGGCTTGCAATACCTCCGTATATTGAGCCCAGCACAATAATGATCAGCATCAGGCCACCCATGGCAATGGCACCAGACTTGGCTAACTTTTTAAAACCGGGGAAAGGCTGTGAAGGAAGGCCTTTGATCACGGCGACAATGTAGATGGCAATCATCAGTATGCCGCCCATCATAAGGCCGGGAATCAGGCCCGCCATAAACATTCTGGCTGCTGAAACCTCAGTTGCTGAGGCATACACCAGCATCACAATGGAGGGCGGAATTAAAATCCCCAGTGTGCCCGCATTGGCGATCACCCCCGCAGCAAACTTCTCGGGGTAGCCCGCTCTGACCATGCCCGCAATGACGATCGTCCCGATGGCGGCAACGGTCGCCGGTGATGAGCCTGATACGGCCGCGAACAACATGCACGCCAGCACCGAGGCCATCGCAAGCCCCCCTCTGATATGGCCGACACTATCGATTGCGAAGTCGATCAAACGCTTGGCTACCCCGCCTGTCGAGAGAAAAGCGGAGGATAGAATAAAGAATGGAATGGCGAGCAAGGTGTAATGTTCTGACGTGGCTTCAAACAGCTTTAGCGCAATAGAGGCCAGAGAGTCATTTGAAAAGAACAAAATGGTGGCAATACTGGATAGGCCTAGCGCAATGGCAATCGGCATACCCATCAGCATGCATAGTAACAATAGAATAAAGAGGGTTGCGGTAGTCATTATAAAGCCCCTCCATTTGGTTTATCGTTTGCGGTTTTGTGCTGGTTCTCCTTGGTTTGCATCTCCTCCAGCTCGCGCGCGATATGCATGCTTTCCTGCGCTTCATCGACGATATGAAAGCCATCCTGTTTGCCGGTGATGATATTCCAAAGCAGTTGCAGCAACCGGATACTCAGCAGCACAAAGCCGATAAAGAGAATACTCATGGCTTGCCACTTGGGTATTGGCAGGTCTTCCATCTCGATACCGATCATTTTCATTTTTGAAAGGTAAATCCAGCCACCATAGAGAAATAGTCCGCAATAGACACAACACAGTATGACCGCCACCATAGCAACAAACTTGCGAGGTTTTCCGGGGAGTAATTTAACAAAAGCGTCCACCCCGATGTGAGCGCCCACTTTAATGCCGTAAGAGGCGCCAAACAGTACAAACCAGGCCGCGATATAAAGCGTAACCTCTTCTGCCCAAAGGATGCCGGAGTTGAAACCGAAGCGCATGACCACTTCGATAAAAACCAGCAGTGTCATACCCGCAAGAAGCAAGCAAAGAATGCTCTCTTCTGCTCGACTGATAAGTTTGCCAAACATGATAGTTGCCTATTGTCCGCTGTTGCTTGTTATTAATATGGAGCCAGTAATGCATCGGGTGCCCGCCCAGCCATGGCCGGGCTGTGCGCCTGTTACTGGTTGGACTGCTCAGCCGCTTTAATGATGTCTTTGCCAATTTCGCCTTCAAACTCTTTCCATACCGGCTTCATGGCATTAACCCACTGCTTGCGTTCGGCATCGGTTAAACTCAACACTTTGGAACGTCCTGAGTCGATAATCGCCTGCTTGTCTGATAGTGCTTTGTCTCCCGCTATTTTGTTGCCATAGCTGATTGCTTCGGCAAGAGATTGTTTAACCACAGGGCGGATGTCATCAGGC
Proteins encoded in this window:
- a CDS encoding TRAP transporter large permease codes for the protein MTTATLFILLLLCMLMGMPIAIALGLSSIATILFFSNDSLASIALKLFEATSEHYTLLAIPFFILSSAFLSTGGVAKRLIDFAIDSVGHIRGGLAMASVLACMLFAAVSGSSPATVAAIGTIVIAGMVRAGYPEKFAAGVIANAGTLGILIPPSIVMLVYASATEVSAARMFMAGLIPGLMMGGILMIAIYIVAVIKGLPSQPFPGFKKLAKSGAIAMGGLMLIIIVLGSIYGGIASPTEAAAVAAVYAFLVAVIGYRDIGPMKNEPWKKEGESLPATIGRNTIHSIVALPCSVVDREVNRVVLDAAKTSLMLLFIIANAMLFAHVLTTERIPHSIAETIVAWGLPAWGFLIVVNILLLMAGNFMEPSAILLIMAPILFPIATQLGIDPIHLGIIMVVNMEIGMLTPPVGLNLFVTAGITKRSMGWVIQAALPWLGLLLLFLILITYIPQISLFLPEYLDSLRGY
- a CDS encoding TRAP transporter small permease, translating into MFGKLISRAEESILCLLLAGMTLLVFIEVVMRFGFNSGILWAEEVTLYIAAWFVLFGASYGIKVGAHIGVDAFVKLLPGKPRKFVAMVAVILCCVYCGLFLYGGWIYLSKMKMIGIEMEDLPIPKWQAMSILFIGFVLLSIRLLQLLWNIITGKQDGFHIVDEAQESMHIARELEEMQTKENQHKTANDKPNGGAL